CGCGTACACAAAGCTCGACAGTATCTTCGACATGCATGACATAACGCCAATCAGTGCGTCGTCTATTTTGAGCATGTGTGAAAACACACCGACGGAAAAGAGCGTCCCAATCAGCCCGGTCAGCATGCCGTACGTGGAGAAGAAACTAAATTCTACCTCACTCCAGTTGAACCGGTAGCGTGTGAATAGATAAATTACCGCCATCTCTCCTGCAAAGAGAAGTGGCACTAGTTGACTAGCTTTACCGTTTAGTATGCAAAGGCCACGGCTAGCATTATCCACTCGACAGGCCTtgaactctctctctctcttcctctaaTTCTAAGTAAAGATCCCGGCGGCAGTTCCATCTCCCCAAGCCTAAGATGTTTGTTGTCTAATCAAGGCTAATTTCTTGCTTCCGTGATCTTGCGTTCAATGCTCGGTGAAGCGGCCAGAGCACCGAATATTCCCCACTTTCTTACTTACCATGGAGTGGCCCAATCACAACCATAACTACTATCATCAGCATGATCACACGCAGACGACGCTGCCGTTCGCCAGTCTTAAACGCAACCCGGAACGTCTCCAGCACGTGCTCGCGATCGAAGAAGTCGGCCAGCAGTCCCTTTTCCTTCGCACGCAATCGTTGTTTTTCGTTGATGATGTCCACCTCCTTCACTACGAACGCACCGTAAAAGAACGCAACCAGGTAGAGCGAGGCCGATATGGAAAAGACGCCGTAGAATCCGATTTGTCTGTTGAAACGAAACAGTCAGGTGTCAGGTGAGCGCTGCATACGGGTCGGTCCAAGCTTTAACTCACTTTAAAAGGATCCCACTGAAGGCCATGCCGATCGGAACGcctaaagaaaaacaaaggttCACTATTCCGATGCGTAACGTTCGCTCTTCGGTCGTGGTCACGTCGGCAATGTAGCTGAAAACGCCCATGAACATCGTGAACCATCCGCCGGTCAATGCCGGGAACAGGGCTTCCGTTATGCCGGCCACCTCCATCGGAACCTTTTCAAAGTACGTGCACAGAATTAACCCGATCGCGGTCATAAACTCGCCGATGATCGGTATCAACATGCAAGGTTTCCGCCGACCATGACGATCGCTCCAAGATCCCCAGAACAGTATCAACAGGCAGGGCAGTGCACTCTGTAACACCGTTTTCCAGCCGGCCATTTTTGCCACCAGATGCTGGACCATTTCTTCCTCGCTGTGATCACGtgcgatggaaaatggaacaaaaatgaATTAGGCACTTCAAAGAACTTTCCCGGAAACGTTTGGCACTTACTGCGTGTAGTTTGCTGTGTCACGCCGGGTCAATGCATCGCAGATTTCGTCTCCGTAGGCAAGATTCACCCGACAAGCTTTTTCCAGGTTCAGATTCTGCGTCGCTAATCCGGCCAACACGCTGGGCATGATGTAGCACGCCAGCATGGGCTCGACGGTTATGTTGCGTTTGAAGTACAGATACTTTTCCCGCAAAGAGGACggacttttctttttcttcactgGCAGCTCGTCCAGTTTCTCCGGTACTTTCTCGATGCCATTCTGAGGCTGAAGGTCCCTCATTATGTTGCGAAATCTCTGTAAAATAGTAAGTGTAAGTACAACTAATAATACTTCATTCGTTCCCGTAGTTAAAGCTAAAAGCACACGATTTCGAATCATTTACAAAACCCGCAGATAAAAATGAAGGTATCGTGGTGTGACATTCAGCCATGAACAGAACTTGACACAGAAATTTCGTCGCGCTTCATCAACGATCGTGCAATTCTGTGCACAATTTTAACACCTGCAACACACGCCTCTCTCCTTGGCTCGTTTATGCGGTGCCCGGAACCAACAGCGATCATCTCTCGCTTTTCGTTGCATTGTCCTTCGCTTGTGCGGTACTAGCGCCCAGATATGGATCGAACCCGCGCACAGAAGAATGCTATTAGAGTCACGTTCTCGAGGGTGAGTTTCTCGGCTGTTGATAAATCGCAATCATCCCCTGCTACACGGAGCTCAAGCTGCCACCGTTCGTTCTGTGTTGCGATGCATATGCTATTGAGCAGGAACGTTTTTTCTGCTTAGTTCATTTAGATTTCGACGGGTGACATTTTAGTTTCCCACGACATCTTTTGTTCCATAATCATAGTgtttttccggtttttttttgcagatatgcaaaacaatgaaaacaaattaaaaattactatatttttttcaacaacaaaaattatacATGATAATACAGTACATCACCATGGACTTC
This genomic window from Anopheles maculipalpis chromosome 2RL, idAnoMacuDA_375_x, whole genome shotgun sequence contains:
- the LOC126557575 gene encoding solute carrier family 46 member 3-like → MRDLQPQNGIEKVPEKLDELPVKKKKSPSSLREKYLYFKRNITVEPMLACYIMPSVLAGLATQNLNLEKACRVNLAYGDEICDALTRRDTANYTHEEEMVQHLVAKMAGWKTVLQSALPCLLILFWGSWSDRHGRRKPCMLIPIIGEFMTAIGLILCTYFEKVPMEVAGITEALFPALTGGWFTMFMGVFSYIADVTTTEERTLRIGIVNLCFSLGVPIGMAFSGILLKQIGFYGVFSISASLYLVAFFYGAFVVKEVDIINEKQRLRAKEKGLLADFFDREHVLETFRVAFKTGERQRRLRVIMLMIVVMVVIGPLHGEMAVIYLFTRYRFNWSEVEFSFFSTYGMLTGLIGTLFSVGVFSHMLKIDDALIGVMSCMSKILSSFVYAFAVTTWQLYLGPIVEMLNGTSFISMRSIASKLVASDELGKVNSLFGVAEALMPLVYAPLYTTVYSLSINVLPGAFFLLGGALTSPAVVIFLWMYRVHRREARELAEEKRAEDKYRQLDDSAESNACRTIGTEQLERKQTVPDYGTGNVNAAFEDENVFAGRQDKQHHRMTQMTTVDQSKL